The DNA window AGGCCTTCTCTGTTCCTCCAACATGCTGGACGTggtcctgcctcaggacctttgcacttgccttCTTTCCCCCAGGACCACTCTTCCCCTATGATCAGGAGTTTTCTCTCTCACCTCCCTCCAGGCTCATGGTACCAACACTGTCAGTGAGGCCTTCTCTGACCATCCTTATCCCAACTATTCAACCTTCCCAAGGTTTTCTCTTTAGCACAATCACTGCCCGACATATTCTAGAGCCTGCTTGTTTGCCTTATATATTATATTTCCCCATCCACCAGTGTCAGGTCCTTGCCAGCAGGAACCTTCACATTGTTCCCTCTGCTTGGTGGGAGAGGCTCAGCACACTACCGggcaaagactttatttttttttttttttttttttttttggtctttttgctatttctttgggccgcttcggcggcatatggaggttccaggctagggttgaatcggagctgtagccactggcctacgccagagccacagcaacgcggatccaagccgcgtctgcaacctacaccacagctcacgcaacgccggatcgttaacccactgagcaaggcaggaccgaacccgcacctcatggttcctagtcggattcgttaaccactgcgccacgacgggaactccgggcaaAGACTTTAGATGAGCTGGGGTCCCATCCCGTCTCCCAGTCCACGTTCATGGTGAAATGATGACTAAgcccagtgttttcttttttttttgtctttttgccttttctagggccgctcccacggcacatggaggttctcaggctaggggtctagtcggagctgtagccgccggcctatgccagagccacagcagtgcagaatccgagccgagtctgcaacctacaccacagctcacagcaacgccggatccttaaccgactgagaaaggccagggattgaacccacaacttcatggttcctagttggattcgtcaaccactgagccacgacgggaactcttaagcCCAGTCTTCTGTTTCTCCCACCTCTGGGCCTTTGGGTGTGTTGTGCTCCCGTGCCAGGAATacccttccctgcctcctcccgGGAGCCTCCCAGCCATCAACCCCAGCTTCCTGGATTGGGGAACCGAGCGAGGGTGAGGCAAGGATCTCAGTCGCACCCTCCCGCCTCCCTAACAGGAGGGCTGACTCACTGGGTGGGGAAGAGCACAAGGCGAGTGTAGAAGAAGACCAAGGAGAAGATGATGAAGAGAGCATCGCACACACGCCGCCAGTGGGTATAGTTGAACAACTTACAGGCCTGGAGAGGGCAGCAGAGAGCAATGGACGCAGGTGGGTAGGGgccgggcggcggggcggggtggggggagggaccaGGTGGGAAGGGAGGGGCCTCTTCCCCCCCCAGGGGAAAGGTGCCACGGGGCTCGGCCAGGTAAGTTGGAGTGGGATCTTATACCCAAAATTGCCTAGAAAGGTAAAGCGTGAGGTGTGTATGAGAAGCTTCGCCTCCCAGGAAGGCTGACAGCGGTGTGGCCTCACCTCCCAGCAAGACTGAAAGGGGGTGGGGCCTCAACTCAGGGGGCagctggaggaggtggaggtgagAGGGACCGGGCGGCTGGGAGGCGGCGACCCGGGCTGGCCCACCTCCAACAGGTAGTCCGAGGAGTCGTGCAGTAGCAGCACCAGAGAACCAATGCGCAGCAGGTTCGTGCTATAGGAGAACATGATCAGAGTGATGGTCACGACGTGATGCGCCACTTGCTCCTTGAAATCCTGCAGGAGATGGTCACAGCTGGGATGAGGCGGGGTAGTTAGAGGGGTCCCACCCAGCAGGACTAGAAGCAGGCCCTCCCAGGGAGTTGCTGGGCTTGTGGACTGCACACCTCCTGCTGAGGCACCAAGCGTCTCATGGTGTGGGGTGAGGCCACTGCTCCCCACCTGGGACTGGGTCACACCACTCTAAGGCATCACTTTCTCCACCAGACTCTTGGCCTGGCCTCACCTTGCGCTTGATGTCAAAGGGCAGCGTCATCAGCAGGGAGATGTAGAAACTCAGCTCCAGGAGGTACCAGTGGTACAGGGCTGGCTTCAGGGGCTACGGCAGGGCATGCAAGGTTAGCTGTGGGGAGTGGAGGCTCCCATGGGGTGTGGGGCAGGGCCCTTTTCATTTGCTcaaacccatgacacatggaTCTCAATGAGTGAGGAAGGGATGAGCTCCCCATCCCTAGAGATAATCAAGGACAGTGGTTTTGTGGCAGCTCCTGACTCCTGGGACCCTCTCCATTCCCCAGGGGAGGTAAAACTAGGGAGTAAGGCTTGGAGGGGAATTATGCTGTGATGTCCAGCTTTGGTTTCTCCACAAAACTCCGACCACCCTGGTCCTCCCACCAGCCTCCAAACACCCCTGCCACTCACCTGCTGTGGGTAACTTTCCCAGCACATTACCGGCGCCCACAGCCATGACTCCTGGAAAGATGCGGAAGTCTGAGGCTGCCCAAAGGTTAGaacccagcccccccaccccaggtctggGGCCTCCTTGGGGCTCCCTGGTTCTTGATGTGCTGTTCGCACTCAGCCATCTGTTCTCTGCCTGGTTATAGCTCTGCTCTCCGTGTAGACCAGGGACTTATTTAGAATTGCCAgccctgacacacagtaggtcctcaacAGGCACCCATTGAATGGACATTCACTGAGACCTGGCCACATTCTCTTCACCCTCTCTTGTGTTTCTGCATGTGTTTCTCCCTCAGCCCAACCCCCCACACCCACTCCCGACTCCAGTCCaggcccagcacatagtaggtgcttgtgGGACAGGTAGACAGGCAGGTGAGCAGTCAGGTAGACTCACATTGTACAGGACTGAGACTCCACCGATGAAGGCACACAGATAGAAGGTGAACCTCCAGCTGCAGGCAGAGAGGAAGACCATGAAGCAGTTGCTAAAGGagcagacaccccccccccatacacacacacacataccccaggCCCACCCCGACCCTTACCTGGCCTCACAGAACTTCTTGGTCAGGCAGGGCCGTTCCTGGTTCCGGCGTCTCTGAAACCAGCGTTGCGTCTGCCGCAGTGTAAGGCCACACTGAGTGGCCAGGAGGCTCatctggggctggggaaggggatgaTGGCGCCAGGGTCAGAGGTGGCTTCCCGCTCCTGTCCCAGGACAGGCAGGACCCAGctctgcttccccctcccctggggccccAGACCTTGCCTGTGCAGTTGTGTACCTATGGGGATGGGGGAGTAGTGTGTTTCATGGGGTGGGGACCCCCAAAACAGGCCTTAGAAAAAcccagttctgggagttccctggtggttcagcaggttggggattcagtattgctactgctgtggtgcgggtttgatccccggcctgggaatttcttcatGCCACCACaacccccccccgcaaaaaaaaaacccagacctGCTCACAGACAAGCAGGAGACTGATGTGGACTGGGATTAaagggactggggtgggggcaaCCTCCCACAGAGGTTTTCTTGCCCCCACTCCGGAACATCAGATCTCACCTCCACCAGGGCAGATGATGGAGACCTTGCCTCCCACCCTGAGCTGCAGAGGGAGACGGATGAGGGGGATCGCAGGATTACAAGAGTTGCCGCCAACTCCTTGCCCCACCCTGCCCAGGGGATGGAGCCTACtgggcccctgcctccctccaggaGGCAGCCCAGTCACACCCCGGATGGGAATAGAGAGAGGGTCACAGGACTGCCTCTGGTTGGGGGAAGGCCCAGAACAGTTAGGCCTCCTCCCCAGCACAGGAAAGAAACCTATCCCCGACCCCTTCCAGTCCCAGGATCCGCCCATTGAGCAGCAGGGCTGCTGATGGGGGATTTAGTGGGGTAGGGGGGATGGGGGCACTGAGGGTGCTCTGGGATTTCCCTGTCCCTAACCAGGGTGCCACCTACCAGCCCTAGGGGCAGCCAAGCAGGCcgatggggatgggggagggggtcaggggATCTTACCTCCGTGGGTTTCCACCCTCCACTAAGGAAGTGTTTCTCCAGAGTGGCATTGGGCTTCGCTGGCTGCTTCCTCTGGTTCCGCACACCCAGCAGCCGGCTCAAGGGCACACCGACGAATCTGGGTGCGGGGGAGACAGAGCCTGTCAATCCCGgtggggaaattgaggctcagtgggGCCAGGTCACATTTTGGGATCCTGGAGGGAGGAGCCTGGCTGTTGGACTGAGCCCAAGCTAAGAAAAGCATCTGGATGGATCTAAAGGACAGGGGATGAAGGTCAGCTTTTGTGGTACCCTTCACTCAATCCCAAACAAGGGGTGAGAGTCCCCTCACTGCCTAGCTCATGGTGGCCTGGGTATTGGACTGTTCCCCACCAGGCTCGGGGCTCCCCACGGGCAGAAGGTCTGCTCCCTCTCAGGCCACCCACCCTCTGGCCAGCACGGACATTTAGAAGAGCCGGGGGCCCTGACCCTGGTCAATTACCACATTGTCCACAAGGGGGCCCCCAAGACCAGAGGTCAGGACTGAATTGCATGTCTGCCATCCCAATAGCGGCTTTcatttggggaaactgaggctcagagctgcCCAGGAAGTAACTGATTCCAGAATGTTGGGTGGCAGGAGTGGCTTGGGGGTGGGAATGGGACGGTAgtgatatttattgaacacttaggATCTACCAAGCATGTGTCCAAATCCATCTCATGTGCTGGTTCACTCAACCCTATTGTTATTGTCCCCATTGTCCTGATGGGCAATccgaagctcagagaggtcagaaACATGCCCAAGGTGACACAGTGAGTGACTGgctgactttctctctctctctctctctcttttttttttcccagctttttagggccacacctgcagcatatggaggttcccaggctaggggtccaatcggagctgtagctgctggcctatggcacagtcacagcaatgccagatccaagctgtgtctgtaacctacacctcagctcatgccaggaatcgaacccaagtcctcaaggatattagttgggttcattacagctgagccataatgggaactccatctctccccccccactttctttttttttgccacacttgtgatttgtggaagttccggggccagggatggaacctgttccacagcagcagtgacaacatgagatccttaaccgctaggccaccagggaactcccaggaatcaCTTTCTCTTAATGGGGAAAACCTCTAACTTGGTTTGACTCCAGAAAAGCTACTTCCAGgtattccctggtggtctagtggttaggattcagtgctttcaccactgcagccagggttcagtctctggtctggggaactgagatcccacatcaagccactgcaagccacggacaaaaaaaaaagctacaaaaagcTACTTCCAACCCTACTGCTGCCCTTTAGAAAGGCAAGGGACACCTTTGGAAGGAGTTAACACTCCCACCTCAGCTGGAGCCATGGGATAAATCTGCAGGAAAACAGACCCACTATTCAAGGCCTGGCTGGGTTGGCCCTTTCAGAATTCCTTAGATGAAGCCTCAATCCTACCTAGCTGACCAGCCGCTGTGTGACCTCTGGCAggtcacttgacctctctgtgcctttctttcctctccagtAAAATTGGAACAATTACAGTACCACCTCACAAGATGGCGGTGAGGGCTGAGTTAGGACACCCCAAACTGCTTAGAGCAAAGGCTGACACAGAGCAGGAGCTCAAATACAACGTCAGTGGACTTTCCCTGGGTTCCCTAAGTCCAGCCCATGTCCAGGGATCCCAGACCCCAGGAAGCTCCTCATGAGCGGGAGAGACAAAGTAAGTTGCAGAATGCTCCCATGTCCCTGTGGTCAGGGCAGGACAGAGGAAGGGTTCCCAAGTGGGGGCCAGAGGGCTctgggggggagaggaggaaccCAGCCTTGAAGGAACTGCAGGGGAGTGAGTGCCAAGGCCATGGAGTCACAAAGAAGGCGGGGGACCTGAAATTCCAAGTGAGATGTAGAGGAAGGGAGGGGCCCTCAGGCAGAggggggagctggggtgggggtggtgggatgCAGGCCCCggggggagggcagtggggagtCTAGCAGCAAAAGGCCTGGCAGGGCATCCTGGGAGCTCTGGCCACAGGGTTGGTCAAGTAGGAAAAGGTGGGACCACTTGGGACAGAGGGAAGGGACCCAGGAGATGGAcagccagggagagaggaggaattC is part of the Sus scrofa isolate TJ Tabasco breed Duroc chromosome 2, Sscrofa11.1, whole genome shotgun sequence genome and encodes:
- the CERS4 gene encoding ceramide synthase 4 — protein: MWSSLNEWLWQERFWLPPNNSWTELEDRDGLVFAHPQDMLMALPLALALVAVRYVFEKFVGVPLSRLLGVRNQRKQPAKPNATLEKHFLSGGWKPTEPQMSLLATQCGLTLRQTQRWFQRRRNQERPCLTKKFCEASWRFTFYLCAFIGGVSVLYNESWLWAPVMCWESYPQQPLKPALYHWYLLELSFYISLLMTLPFDIKRKDFKEQVAHHVVTITLIMFSYSTNLLRIGSLVLLLHDSSDYLLEACKLFNYTHWRRVCDALFIIFSLVFFYTRLVLFPTQILYTTYYESIAQSGPFFGYYFFNALLMLLQLLHVFWSCLILRMIYHFMKKGQMEKDIRSDVEESDSSDGEVAQECLPLKNGAAHQPGAAPTDGPRIRATGQLAKGPPAAM